In Rutidosis leptorrhynchoides isolate AG116_Rl617_1_P2 chromosome 2, CSIRO_AGI_Rlap_v1, whole genome shotgun sequence, one genomic interval encodes:
- the LOC139891131 gene encoding receptor-like protein kinase THESEUS 1, whose product MSFVNWVPSVLFILISSYVQSSSSSFTPADNYLIACGSSQNISFLGQIYVPDLTQSSFSLKDLQDSNIVKSNSTVPLPIHQSARIFTSISTYIFDIHKQGRHWIRLHFYPIPGHNLTSASFTIMTENFVLLNSSSFMSYDNSKFVSKEYSINVNSDTLLLNFIPSNNSIAFINAIEVVSIPDDLIPDQANVLSPSSLINGLTQLAFETVYRLNMGGPRLTPQNDTLGRIWENDEKYLHVNSSAANVSINPSLIKYPQTLTSEIAPNWVYATAQIMGDANVAGLNFNVTWVLPVDPDFAYFVHLHFCDIVSTSLNMLLFNIYINSDNAYVGLDLSSLTGNLDVPFYKDYVTNSTDESNTLTVSVGPELDTDDANAILNGLEVFKISNVARSLDGVSSVEDLVIFRKKSKKIGVVIEAVLGAGLGVVLLGLCCCWLMGRGSKKTEKLKPSWLPLPLYGNSVTMTNSTMTASCISLASCNLGRMFSFQEILEATNKFDESLLLGVGGFGRVYKGAMEDGTLVAIKRGNPRSEQGFVEFRTEIEMLSKLRHHHLVSLIGYCDEKSEMILIYEFMANGPLRSHLYGSDLQSLSWKKRLEICIGAARGLHYLHTDASQSVIHRDVMTTNILLDENFVAKVADFGLSKAGPALDQTHVITAVKGSFGYLDPEYFRRQQLTEKSDVYSFGVVLMEVLCARPALNPVLPRDQVNIAEWALTWQKKGCLDQIMDGNLVGKVNSSSLKKYGEIAEKCLAEYGVDRPSMGDVLWNLEYALQLEETSLLLVEPENSSMNHIQGIGLGPPEQFDNSMSMIDGEGSRADKEHEDTVKDAVFSQMLQSRGR is encoded by the coding sequence ATGAGTTTTGTGAATTGGGTACCTTCTGTTCTTTTTATTCTTATTTCTTCATATgttcaatcatcatcatcttcattcacacCTGCTGATAACTATTTAATTGCTTGTGGTTCTTCACAAAACATCTCATTTCTTGGCCAAATTTATGTCCCTGATTTAACCCAATCATCATTTTCTCTAAAAGACCTGCAAGATTCAAATATTGTCAAATCAAACTCAACTGTTCCATTACCCATCCACCAATCTGCTCGAATATTTACCTCCATTTCGACCTACATATTCGATATACATAAACAAGGCCGACATTGGATTCGTCTCCATTTTTACCCAATTCCGGGCCACAACCTTACTTCTGCTTCATTCACTATAATGACCGAAAACTTTGTGCTACTAAACAGTAGCAGTTTTATGAGCTACGATAATTCAAAATTCGTTTCGAAAGAATATTCCATCAATGTGAATTCAGACACATTACTTTTAAACTTTATCCCGTCAAACAATTCAATAGCATTCATTAATGCAATTGAAGTTGTTTCAATCCCTGATGACTTAATCCCCGATCAGGCGAACGTGCTGTCGCCATCTTCTTTAATTAACGGTCTAACACAACTCGCGTTTGAAACCGTCTATCGTTTGAACATGGGTGGCCCACGACTAACCCCACAAAACGATACCCTCGGAAGAATTTGGGAAAACGATGAGAAGTATCTTCATGTTAATAGTTCGGCTGCAAATGTATCAATAAACCCTTCACTAATTAAGTACCCTCAAACTTTAACGTCTGAAATTGCACCAAATTGGGTTTATGCAACGGCTCAAATAATGGGTGATGCAAATGTAGCCGGTTTGAACTTTAATGTGACTTGGGTTCTTCCTGTTGATCCTGACTTTGCGTACTTTGTTCATCTGCATTTTTGCGATATAGTAAGCACGTCTCTGAATATGCTTTTgttcaatatttatataaattcggataatgcttatgttGGTTTGGATTTATCAAGTTTGACTGGTAACTTGGATGTACCTTTTTATAAAGATTATGTCACGAATTCGACTGATGAGTCGAATACTTTGACTGTTAGTGTGGGCCCAGAACTGGATACAGATGATGCTAATGCAATTTTAAATGGGCTTGAAGTTTTCAAGATTAGCAATGTAGCTCGAAGCTTAGACGGTGTTTCATCGGTGGAGGATTTGGTTATATTCCGAAAGAAGAGTAAAAAGATCGGTGTTGTAATAGAGGCGGTTCTCGGGGCGGGTTTGGGGGTGGTACTTTTGGGTCTATGTTGTTGTTGGTTAATGGGTCGCGGGTCAAAAAAGACCGAAAAGTTAAAACCATCGTGGCTTCCACTTCCTTTATATGGAAATTCGGTTACCATGACGAATTCAACGATGACTGCAAGTTGCATCTCGTTGGCTTCGTGTAATCTTGGAAGAATGTTTAGTTTTCAAGAAATTTTGGAAGCAACGAATAAATTCGATGAAAGTTTGTTACTTGGTGTTGGTGGTTTCGGGCGGGTTTACAAGGGAGCAATGGAAGACGGGACCCTCGTTGCTATAAAACGGGGCAACCCGAGATCCGAACAAGGTTTTGTGGAGTTCCGTACCGAGATCGAGATGTTATCGAAGCTCCGACACCATCATCTTGTCTCGCTCATCGGTTATTGTGATGAAAAGTCTGAAATGATACTCATTTACGAGTTTATGGCAAACGGACCCCTCAGGAGCCATCTTTATGGTTCGGATCTCCAGTCGCTTTCGTGGAAAAAGCGACTCGAGATCTGTATCGGAGCCGCTCGGGGCCTACATTATCTTCACACCGATGCATCACAAAGTGTGATCCACCGTGATGTGATGACAACTAATATATTATTAGATGAAAATTTTGTAGCCAAAGTTGCTGACTTTGGTTTGTCGAAGGCGGGACCCGCCCTCGACCAAACCCATGTCATCACCGCGGTAAAAGGTAGTTTCGGGTATCTGGACCCGGAGTACTTTCGACGACAACAACTAACGGAAAAATCTGACGTGTATTCATTCGGGGTCGTTCTAATGGAGGTTTTGTGCGCCCGGCCCGCTTTGAACCCGGTTCTTCCAAGAGATCAAGTGAACATCGCCGAATGGGCTCTAACATGGCAAAAGAAGGGATGTTTGGATCAAATCATGGATGGAAATTTAGTGGGAAAGGTGAACTCTTCATCTTTGAAAAAATATGGTGAGATTGCAGAAAAATGCCTGGCGGAATACGGTGTTGATAGGCCGTCAATGGGTGATGTTTTATGGAACTTGGAGTACGCATTGCAGCTTGAAGAAACTTCTTTGCTTTTAGTGGAGCCGGAAAATAGCAGTATGAACCATATTCAAGGGATCGGGTTGGGCCCACCCGAACAATTTGATAACAGCATGAGTATGATTGATGGGGAGGGGTCGAGAGCTGATAAAGAACATGAAGATACTGTAAAAGATGCAGTGTTTTCTCAGATGTTACAATCACGAGGAAGATGA